A genomic stretch from Flavobacterium nitratireducens includes:
- a CDS encoding heavy metal translocating P-type ATPase, producing MQQENKFVALSKKKINIKTEHHSDDDGHDHDHSNAEKSTFQMFIPAIISFLLLMIAIGLDNYFPQSWFTGYVRLGWYILAYLPVGFPVVKEAFESIRKGEIFSEFLLMSIATIGAFAIGEFPEGVAVMLFYAIGEIFQTLAVQRAKANIKTLLDQRPDEVTILENNVAKTIKASTAKIGDIIQLKAGEKLGLDGELLSDTASFNTSALTGESKPDTKAKGETVLAGMINLNSVCQVKVTVAYTDSKLSKILEMVQDATAKKAPTELFIRKFAKIYTPIVVLLAILICVVPMLFVDNYAFRDWLYRALVFLVISCPCALVISIPLGYFGGIGSASKNGILFKGSNFLDVMATIQNVVMDKTGTMTEGVFKVQEVVFNADFNTADILQMVNALESQSTHPVATAIHQYVGKIDSTIILKDVEEISGHGLKANVNGKELLVGNFKLMDKFSISYDIDPKSIVYTLIAIAYDKKFVGYLTIADSIKEDAQITIDKLKALGIKTTMLSGDKDTVVQFVAQKLGITNAYGDLLPEDKVNKVKEIIAKNETVCFVGDGVNDAPVVALSNVGIAMGGLGSDATIETADVVIQDDRPSKIPIAINIGKQTKKIVWQNITLAFVVKAIVLILGAGGLATMWEAVFADVGVALLAILNAVRIQRMRF from the coding sequence ATGCAACAGGAAAACAAATTTGTTGCACTCTCGAAGAAAAAAATAAATATAAAAACCGAACATCATTCTGACGATGACGGACACGACCACGACCATTCCAACGCAGAAAAATCTACGTTTCAAATGTTTATACCAGCAATCATAAGTTTTTTATTATTGATGATTGCTATTGGTTTAGATAATTATTTTCCACAATCGTGGTTTACAGGTTACGTACGATTAGGTTGGTATATTTTGGCATACCTTCCAGTTGGTTTTCCTGTAGTCAAAGAAGCATTTGAAAGTATTCGCAAAGGCGAAATATTTTCAGAATTTCTACTAATGTCTATTGCAACTATCGGAGCTTTTGCCATCGGCGAGTTTCCAGAAGGTGTTGCGGTTATGTTGTTTTATGCCATTGGCGAAATTTTCCAAACCTTGGCAGTACAAAGAGCAAAAGCAAACATAAAAACCTTACTCGACCAACGACCAGACGAAGTAACAATTCTCGAAAACAATGTTGCCAAAACAATCAAAGCATCAACGGCTAAAATTGGTGATATTATCCAACTTAAAGCAGGAGAAAAATTAGGTTTAGATGGCGAATTACTTTCAGATACGGCTTCGTTCAATACATCAGCACTCACAGGAGAAAGCAAACCCGACACCAAAGCCAAAGGCGAAACTGTTTTGGCAGGAATGATAAACCTAAATTCTGTTTGCCAAGTAAAAGTTACCGTTGCTTATACTGATAGTAAACTATCAAAAATTCTCGAAATGGTGCAAGATGCCACCGCCAAAAAAGCACCAACCGAGTTATTTATCCGAAAGTTTGCCAAAATTTACACACCAATTGTAGTGCTTTTAGCCATCTTAATTTGTGTTGTACCAATGCTTTTTGTAGATAATTATGCTTTTAGAGATTGGCTATACAGAGCATTAGTATTTTTGGTTATTTCTTGTCCGTGTGCATTAGTAATCAGCATTCCGTTAGGTTATTTTGGCGGAATTGGTTCAGCTAGTAAAAACGGAATTCTATTCAAAGGAAGTAATTTTCTCGATGTGATGGCAACCATTCAAAACGTTGTGATGGACAAAACAGGCACAATGACCGAAGGCGTTTTTAAGGTGCAAGAAGTTGTTTTTAATGCTGATTTCAACACAGCCGATATTCTACAAATGGTCAACGCTTTAGAAAGCCAAAGCACACATCCAGTTGCAACCGCCATTCATCAATATGTCGGAAAAATTGATAGTACAATCATTTTAAAAGATGTAGAAGAAATTTCAGGACACGGATTAAAAGCCAATGTTAACGGAAAAGAATTGTTAGTAGGTAATTTCAAACTAATGGATAAATTCTCCATTTCGTATGATATTGATCCAAAAAGTATTGTTTACACATTAATTGCTATTGCTTATGATAAAAAATTTGTGGGCTATTTAACCATTGCAGACAGCATAAAAGAAGATGCACAAATCACAATCGACAAACTAAAAGCATTAGGAATAAAAACTACAATGTTAAGTGGCGATAAAGATACAGTAGTGCAATTTGTAGCTCAAAAACTCGGAATTACAAATGCCTATGGCGATTTACTTCCCGAAGACAAAGTAAACAAAGTAAAAGAAATCATTGCCAAAAATGAAACCGTTTGTTTCGTAGGCGATGGTGTAAACGATGCACCAGTTGTTGCATTAAGCAACGTTGGTATTGCAATGGGCGGCCTAGGAAGCGATGCCACTATCGAAACTGCCGATGTAGTTATTCAAGACGATAGGCCATCAAAAATCCCAATAGCAATAAACATTGGCAAACAAACCAAAAAAATCGTTTGGCAAAATATTACTTTGGCATTTGTAGTAAAAGCAATTGTTTTAATACTCGGTGCAGGCGGTTTAGCCACCATGTGGGAAGCCGTTTTTGCCGATGTTGGTGTAGCACTTTTAGCTATTTTAAATGCGGTAAGAATTCAGAGAATGAGATTTTAA
- a CDS encoding efflux RND transporter permease subunit produces MVEKLITFSLRNRAVVLLVSACLFAWGVYSVQQNPIDAIPDLSENQVIVFTEWMGRSPQVIEAQVTYPLVSNLQGIPKVKNIRGASMFGMSFVYIVFEDDVDVYWARTRVLERLNYAQRLLPQNVVPTLGPDGTGVGHVFWYHLDAKGMDLGEQRALQDWYVKFALQTVPGVAEVASFGGFEKQYQLVLDPLKMQYYNVNMMEVMNAVKANNNDVGGRKFEMSDMSYIIRGLGYIKNIKDVEDIAIKNYNSVPVKVKDIGSIQMGGDLRLGIFDENGNGEVVGGIVVMRYGENADKVITAVKEKMKEVEKGLPEGVTFKTSYDRSELIEKAIESVKGTLIEEMIAVSIIVLLFLFHWRSALIILIQLPISVAVGFILLEAFGISSNIMSLTGIALAIGVVVDDGIVMVENAYRTISEKQEEMDNNQ; encoded by the coding sequence ATGGTAGAAAAATTAATAACATTCTCACTACGAAATCGAGCCGTTGTCTTGCTGGTTTCAGCTTGCTTATTTGCTTGGGGAGTTTACAGCGTACAACAAAATCCCATAGACGCCATTCCTGATTTATCCGAAAACCAAGTGATTGTTTTTACGGAGTGGATGGGAAGAAGTCCACAGGTTATAGAAGCACAGGTCACATATCCCTTGGTTTCTAATTTACAGGGCATTCCAAAAGTCAAAAATATTCGGGGTGCATCTATGTTTGGGATGAGTTTCGTGTATATTGTTTTTGAGGACGATGTAGATGTCTATTGGGCAAGAACTCGGGTGTTGGAAAGATTAAATTATGCACAACGCTTATTACCGCAGAATGTGGTTCCAACATTAGGTCCAGACGGCACAGGTGTTGGTCACGTATTTTGGTATCATTTAGATGCTAAAGGTATGGACTTGGGAGAGCAAAGAGCCTTGCAAGATTGGTACGTGAAATTCGCCTTGCAAACCGTTCCTGGAGTTGCCGAAGTCGCTTCGTTTGGTGGGTTTGAAAAACAATATCAATTAGTGCTAGACCCCTTGAAAATGCAATACTACAACGTCAATATGATGGAAGTGATGAATGCCGTCAAAGCAAATAATAATGATGTTGGGGGACGGAAATTCGAAATGAGTGATATGTCCTATATCATAAGAGGATTAGGTTATATCAAAAACATAAAAGATGTAGAAGACATTGCCATTAAAAACTATAATTCTGTTCCTGTAAAAGTTAAAGATATTGGTTCAATACAAATGGGTGGCGATTTGAGACTAGGTATTTTTGATGAAAATGGTAATGGTGAAGTTGTTGGCGGAATTGTAGTAATGCGTTATGGCGAAAATGCCGATAAGGTAATTACTGCTGTGAAAGAAAAAATGAAAGAAGTCGAAAAAGGATTACCTGAAGGAGTTACTTTTAAAACATCTTATGACAGAAGTGAATTAATTGAAAAAGCAATAGAATCAGTCAAAGGCACCTTAATCGAGGAAATGATTGCCGTTTCTATCATTGTTTTATTGTTCCTTTTTCATTGGCGCAGTGCGCTTATTATTCTGATACAATTACCCATTTCTGTTGCTGTCGGATTTATACTGTTGGAAGCTTTTGGTATCTCTTCCAATATTATGTCATTAACGGGTATTGCTCTGGCAATTGGCGTTGTCGTTGATGATGGTATTGTAATGGTGGAGAATGCTTATCGGACAATTTCGGAGAAACAGGAAGAAATGGATAATAACCAGTAA
- a CDS encoding efflux RND transporter periplasmic adaptor subunit: protein MKNIKSKFKFFLLLNTLFLILLTSCGEKKTEEAGHEEEKSENEVALTAVQYKTVGIQTGSLENRNLNLVIKANGYTTVPPQNMANISTLIGGTIKDIFVLEGTYVNKGKVLATIQNLDVVQMQEEYNSAIANIEYLQLEYNRQKTLSDEDVNPRKVLQEVKAKLAVERARAKASKNKLQALNMSTSGSSLVPIVSPISGYVGKISIAKGAFAETGITLFEVVDNSQMHLDLNVYEKDLGSISIGQTIDFILTNQGNKSIKGKIFGINKSFSNESKTVAVHAKIHPADSKDLIPGMYVSANINIKNATVPSLPKDAVVKNGEKYFVYIQEEHEEKATAKKAEMHEHKEGEAHSEETAGEEEGHNEIHFKAIEVIPGTTDLGYTEVKFVENIPADAKIVIRGSFYLLATSKGGGEHEH, encoded by the coding sequence ATGAAAAATATAAAATCAAAATTCAAGTTCTTTTTACTACTTAATACTTTATTCTTGATACTTCTTACCTCTTGTGGAGAAAAGAAAACTGAAGAAGCTGGTCACGAAGAAGAAAAATCAGAAAATGAAGTAGCATTAACAGCTGTGCAATACAAAACAGTTGGGATTCAAACAGGTTCTTTAGAAAACAGGAACCTTAATTTAGTGATAAAAGCAAACGGTTACACTACTGTTCCGCCACAAAATATGGCAAATATTTCTACCTTAATTGGTGGGACGATTAAAGATATTTTTGTTCTTGAAGGGACGTATGTAAACAAAGGCAAAGTATTGGCAACCATTCAAAACTTAGATGTTGTTCAAATGCAGGAGGAATATAATTCTGCTATTGCCAATATTGAATACCTGCAATTAGAATACAACCGTCAGAAAACATTAAGTGACGAAGATGTAAATCCTAGAAAAGTACTTCAGGAAGTAAAAGCAAAATTAGCTGTTGAAAGAGCAAGAGCAAAAGCATCAAAGAATAAATTGCAAGCTTTGAATATGAGTACAAGCGGATCAAGCTTGGTACCAATAGTTTCACCAATATCAGGTTATGTTGGAAAAATCAGCATTGCCAAGGGAGCATTTGCAGAAACAGGAATAACGCTTTTTGAAGTGGTAGATAATAGTCAGATGCATTTAGATTTGAATGTCTATGAAAAAGATTTGGGCTCTATTTCTATAGGACAAACGATAGACTTTATCTTAACAAATCAAGGAAACAAATCCATTAAAGGAAAAATATTTGGTATCAATAAATCATTTTCAAACGAAAGCAAAACCGTAGCAGTTCACGCCAAAATCCATCCGGCTGATTCCAAAGATTTAATTCCAGGAATGTATGTTTCTGCTAATATCAATATTAAAAACGCTACAGTTCCTTCTCTGCCTAAAGATGCAGTAGTAAAAAATGGCGAGAAATACTTTGTCTACATTCAGGAAGAACACGAAGAAAAAGCTACAGCTAAAAAAGCAGAAATGCACGAACATAAAGAAGGCGAAGCACATTCTGAAGAAACTGCAGGTGAAGAAGAAGGACACAACGAAATTCACTTCAAAGCAATAGAAGTGATACCGGGAACAACCGATTTAGGATATACTGAAGTGAAATTTGTTGAAAATATTCCTGCCGATGCAAAAATTGTAATCAGAGGTTCTTTCTATTTATTGGCAACTTCAAAAGGCGGTGGCGAACACGAACATTAA
- a CDS encoding TlpA family protein disulfide reductase, translating into MKKIVILLFLIGIFSTAKAQIEIGDAIPSITLKSNTNNEVDIKSFKGKYVLVDFWASWCAPCRLGNKKLVQLHNEANTNKIEIIGISIDTDATKWLKAIEKDKIKFTQLIDPKGFDANTAIQFEVEELPSKYLFNPEGILIAKNPSEEEILKLIKS; encoded by the coding sequence ATGAAAAAAATTGTAATACTGCTTTTTTTAATTGGCATTTTCTCAACTGCTAAAGCTCAAATAGAAATCGGAGATGCTATTCCATCAATTACACTAAAAAGTAATACCAATAATGAGGTTGATATCAAATCCTTTAAAGGTAAATATGTGCTTGTTGATTTTTGGGCATCTTGGTGCGCGCCATGCCGATTGGGAAATAAAAAGTTAGTACAACTTCACAATGAAGCTAATACAAATAAAATTGAAATTATCGGAATATCAATTGATACTGATGCAACTAAATGGTTAAAAGCCATAGAAAAAGATAAAATCAAGTTTACACAATTAATAGACCCAAAAGGATTTGATGCAAACACAGCAATACAATTTGAAGTTGAAGAATTACCTTCCAAATACCTGTTTAATCCCGAAGGAATATTGATAGCTAAAAATCCGTCTGAGGAAGAAATATTGAAATTAATAAAATCATAA
- a CDS encoding heavy-metal-associated domain-containing protein yields MKKSILKSILLAVFVLLISNTASAQKSNQKAVIKTTLNCDHCKECETCGLKFKTEMLKIKGVKMYELDDKAMTFTVYYNAKKTNLQTIKEAISKMGYDADEVKATQEGLASLDGCCKI; encoded by the coding sequence ATGAAAAAATCAATCTTAAAATCAATTTTACTAGCTGTATTTGTACTTCTAATATCCAATACAGCTTCAGCTCAAAAATCAAATCAAAAAGCAGTTATAAAAACAACTTTAAATTGCGACCATTGCAAAGAATGTGAAACTTGTGGCTTGAAATTCAAAACCGAAATGCTCAAAATAAAAGGTGTAAAAATGTATGAGCTAGATGATAAGGCAATGACTTTCACGGTTTATTATAATGCTAAAAAAACAAATCTTCAAACCATTAAAGAAGCCATTTCAAAAATGGGTTATGATGCCGATGAAGTAAAAGCAACTCAAGAAGGATTAGCAAGTTTAGACGGATGCTGTAAAATTTAA
- a CDS encoding heme-binding domain-containing protein — translation MKKIIKKILFIGLIIFLLMQLYQPARNISFEQDITGNFTKVYNVPKNVEIILRTSCYDCHSNNTYYPWYSYIQPVRFFMESHIKEGKENLNFNEWGNYSDRKQNNKLDRIAKQIESNEMPLSSYTLIHKNAILTASQKKEVLDRINKIEDSISSQN, via the coding sequence ATGAAAAAAATCATCAAAAAAATACTTTTTATTGGGTTAATTATTTTTTTGTTGATGCAGTTATATCAACCTGCTCGGAACATTAGTTTTGAGCAGGATATAACTGGTAATTTTACAAAAGTGTATAATGTTCCTAAAAATGTTGAAATCATTTTGAGAACTTCTTGTTATGATTGCCACAGTAACAACACCTATTATCCTTGGTACTCTTACATTCAACCCGTTCGGTTTTTTATGGAAAGTCATATTAAAGAAGGGAAAGAAAATTTGAATTTTAACGAATGGGGTAATTATAGTGACCGTAAACAAAATAATAAATTAGATAGAATTGCAAAACAAATCGAATCAAACGAAATGCCTTTGAGTTCTTATACTTTAATCCATAAAAATGCAATCCTTACAGCCTCCCAAAAAAAAGAAGTATTGGATCGGATAAATAAAATAGAAGATAGTATTTCATCACAAAATTAA
- a CDS encoding heavy-metal-associated domain-containing protein — MKKVHIIIASIILMFSLKSNAQIIKAEIRATGLTCSMCSNAINKQLKSMLEVANVETDLNTNTFTVTLNEGNNLSPKSFKDKVENAGFFIGSLIITAKPETITQSTYILVSDKPDNMNEIQFQVVDKGYVTEKEFKKLSKSYKSVETYASNNEDDFHIKILN; from the coding sequence ATGAAAAAAGTACATATAATTATAGCATCAATAATTTTAATGTTTTCACTTAAAAGTAATGCACAAATTATAAAAGCGGAAATCAGAGCAACGGGTTTAACTTGTTCGATGTGCTCCAATGCAATAAATAAACAATTAAAAAGTATGCTCGAAGTAGCTAATGTAGAAACCGACTTAAACACAAACACATTTACAGTAACATTAAATGAAGGCAATAATTTAAGTCCAAAATCTTTTAAGGATAAAGTAGAAAATGCAGGTTTCTTCATAGGTTCCTTAATTATAACTGCAAAGCCGGAAACCATAACCCAAAGTACTTACATTTTGGTTAGTGACAAACCAGATAACATGAATGAAATACAATTTCAAGTGGTTGACAAAGGCTATGTGACTGAAAAAGAGTTCAAAAAATTATCCAAATCATACAAAAGTGTTGAAACTTATGCTTCAAACAACGAAGATGATTTTCACATTAAAATTCTAAATTAA
- a CDS encoding class I SAM-dependent methyltransferase: MSETKFIPALGYDFLSDYYDLAIKVTMPEKKFRNRLIDFVDPKEKEKILEFGFGTAQNIIILKQRFPNCNIQGVDIDPKIKSIAEYKLKKTGIEAPLFLYDGNKLPFEDNSIDKVYSSLVFHQLDMITKLKCLLEINRILKPNGELIIGDWGKAKTKWMRLSFYLVQLLDGFKTTTDNVNGLMIKYITDAGFKNAREVDYINTSIGTYSYYKAEKIINN, from the coding sequence ATGAGTGAAACAAAATTTATCCCGGCATTAGGTTATGATTTTTTAAGCGATTACTATGATTTAGCTATAAAAGTAACAATGCCTGAAAAAAAGTTCAGAAACAGATTAATTGATTTTGTTGACCCAAAGGAGAAAGAAAAAATTTTAGAATTTGGTTTCGGAACAGCCCAAAACATTATCATACTCAAACAACGATTTCCTAACTGTAACATACAAGGAGTTGACATCGACCCTAAGATTAAGTCAATAGCAGAATATAAATTGAAAAAAACAGGAATTGAAGCACCTCTTTTTTTATATGATGGAAATAAGTTACCATTTGAAGATAATTCAATTGACAAGGTTTATAGTTCTCTTGTTTTTCATCAGTTAGACATGATTACAAAATTGAAATGTTTATTAGAGATTAATAGAATATTAAAACCAAATGGAGAATTAATCATTGGAGATTGGGGTAAAGCAAAAACAAAATGGATGAGGTTATCCTTTTACTTAGTTCAATTATTAGACGGTTTCAAAACTACCACTGATAATGTAAATGGATTGATGATAAAATACATTACTGATGCAGGATTTAAAAATGCTCGGGAAGTAGATTATATCAACACATCAATCGGGACTTATTCTTATTATAAAGCAGAAAAAATAATTAATAACTAA
- a CDS encoding DUF3347 domain-containing protein, which yields MKNSLMKIMIAISVLLSTTGNAQIKNAKTETIKVYGNCGMCKTTIEKAGNIKKVAKVDWNQETQMATLTYDASVTNQDEILKRIALAGYDSDKFLAPDEVYNNLHGCCQYDRVAKVPVKKENKTTASNEDHSNHGNHSETTTAVIQNENQLKAVFDNYFLLKDALITSDGTKAALASQELLATVNNIKMEKLDMEAHMVWMKVVSLIKEDAEHIADTKDVKHQRDHFTSLSKDIYTLIKTAKYEVPVYFQFCPMYNDGKGANWLSKENAVKNPYYGSMMLSCGKTVETIK from the coding sequence ATGAAAAATTCATTAATGAAAATAATGATAGCAATTTCTGTATTGTTATCAACTACAGGTAATGCACAAATAAAAAATGCCAAAACAGAAACTATCAAGGTTTACGGTAACTGTGGAATGTGCAAAACTACCATCGAAAAAGCAGGAAATATTAAAAAAGTTGCCAAAGTCGATTGGAACCAGGAAACCCAAATGGCAACATTAACTTATGATGCAAGTGTAACAAATCAGGATGAAATACTAAAACGAATTGCATTAGCAGGCTATGACAGTGATAAATTTCTTGCTCCTGATGAAGTATATAATAATCTTCACGGTTGTTGTCAATATGACAGAGTAGCAAAAGTTCCTGTAAAAAAAGAAAACAAAACTACTGCTAGCAATGAAGACCATTCCAATCACGGGAACCATTCTGAAACAACTACTGCAGTAATTCAAAATGAAAATCAATTAAAAGCGGTATTTGATAATTATTTTTTATTGAAAGATGCTTTGATAACTTCTGACGGGACTAAAGCAGCTTTAGCGTCACAAGAACTTTTGGCAACTGTAAATAATATCAAAATGGAAAAGCTTGATATGGAAGCGCACATGGTTTGGATGAAAGTGGTTAGTCTAATCAAAGAAGATGCAGAACACATAGCTGATACAAAAGATGTAAAACACCAACGTGATCACTTTACCTCATTGTCAAAAGACATATACACATTAATTAAAACAGCAAAATACGAAGTACCAGTTTACTTTCAATTCTGTCCAATGTACAACGATGGTAAAGGCGCTAATTGGTTGAGCAAAGAAAATGCAGTAAAGAACCCATACTATGGTTCAATGATGTTGAGCTGTGGTAAAACAGTTGAAACAATTAAGTAA
- a CDS encoding efflux RND transporter permease subunit yields the protein MKNKIKNIFKKENDPLSPEDKLKLIESSSKLVGPGVFYSTIIVITSFLPVFLLTGMEGKLFGPLAWTKSFILIVDAFLAITLVPVLISFLLKGKLRPEDKNPINKKLESIYTPILIFCLKWRKTVLGINIIALLFGVLMFTRLGSEFMPPLDEGSVLFMPVTLPDVSNSEVKRILQVQDKLIKSIPEVAHVLGKAGRANTATDNSPISMVETIILLKPQTEWREDKTKNDIITEINNKLQIPGVTNGFTQPIINRINMLSTGIRTDVGIKIYGASLDTINVLAQKIKKTLEGTSGVKDLYAEPITGGKYIDIEAKRDVIGRYGLTIDDINNVVEASIGGMKLTTTIEGRQRFSVNARYAQEYRNSIEALKKLQVQTMDFGPIPLETVANVKISDGPPMINSENAMLRGTVLFNVRERDLGSTVKEAQKKLNAMMTKMPKGYYVEWSGQWENQIRANKTLSLILPIVVVIIFLVLYFTYHSMKEALVTMITVPFALIGGIFMVYFYGINLSVAVAVGFIALFGMAIETAMLMTIYLNEAMNKMVEKYGNSKETITEEILKQYIIDGSAKRLRPKLMTVSVSIFGLIPILWATGTGSDIMLPITVPLIGGTITSTIYVLLVTPVVFEMVKLRELRTKGKIDLIDVKE from the coding sequence ATGAAAAATAAAATTAAAAATATATTCAAAAAAGAAAACGATCCACTATCTCCTGAAGATAAGTTGAAGCTTATAGAAAGCTCTTCAAAATTAGTTGGTCCAGGTGTTTTCTACTCAACAATAATTGTAATTACATCCTTTTTGCCTGTATTTCTTCTCACAGGAATGGAAGGCAAATTATTCGGACCATTGGCTTGGACGAAATCTTTTATTCTGATAGTTGATGCCTTTTTAGCCATTACACTTGTACCAGTGCTAATTAGTTTTTTACTAAAAGGAAAACTTCGCCCAGAAGACAAAAACCCAATTAACAAAAAATTGGAAAGCATTTATACACCCATTTTGATTTTTTGTTTAAAATGGAGGAAAACGGTATTGGGCATCAACATCATTGCCTTACTGTTTGGTGTTTTAATGTTTACTCGTTTAGGCTCAGAATTTATGCCTCCTTTAGATGAAGGCTCTGTACTGTTTATGCCGGTAACCTTGCCTGATGTGTCCAATTCTGAAGTAAAAAGAATTTTGCAGGTTCAGGACAAATTGATAAAATCAATTCCCGAAGTGGCTCACGTGTTGGGAAAAGCAGGCAGGGCAAATACGGCAACGGATAACAGTCCAATAAGTATGGTGGAAACAATTATTTTGTTAAAACCTCAAACAGAATGGCGAGAAGACAAAACCAAAAATGACATTATCACGGAAATAAACAACAAATTGCAAATCCCTGGTGTGACCAATGGTTTTACGCAACCCATTATAAACCGGATTAATATGCTTTCGACAGGAATCAGAACCGATGTGGGAATTAAAATCTACGGAGCAAGTTTAGATACTATAAATGTTTTGGCTCAAAAAATTAAAAAAACATTGGAAGGAACTTCTGGTGTTAAAGATTTGTATGCTGAACCAATAACAGGCGGTAAATATATTGATATTGAAGCAAAAAGAGACGTTATTGGCAGATACGGACTAACCATAGATGATATAAATAACGTAGTTGAAGCTTCAATTGGAGGTATGAAACTCACCACGACTATCGAAGGAAGACAGCGTTTTTCAGTCAATGCACGATATGCACAAGAATACAGAAATAGCATTGAAGCCTTAAAAAAACTACAAGTGCAAACAATGGATTTTGGTCCAATACCATTAGAAACTGTAGCTAATGTAAAAATAAGTGATGGCCCTCCAATGATAAACAGCGAAAATGCAATGCTTCGTGGCACGGTGTTGTTCAACGTTCGGGAACGTGATTTAGGGAGTACTGTAAAAGAAGCACAGAAGAAACTCAATGCAATGATGACTAAAATGCCAAAAGGATATTATGTAGAATGGAGCGGACAATGGGAAAATCAAATTCGAGCCAACAAAACATTAAGTTTAATACTGCCTATTGTTGTGGTCATTATATTTCTTGTTTTATATTTTACCTACCATTCAATGAAAGAAGCATTAGTCACGATGATTACAGTACCGTTTGCTCTAATTGGAGGAATATTTATGGTTTATTTTTATGGAATTAATTTATCCGTTGCTGTTGCCGTCGGATTTATTGCATTGTTTGGAATGGCAATCGAAACAGCGATGTTAATGACTATTTATTTGAATGAAGCAATGAATAAAATGGTAGAAAAGTACGGAAATAGTAAGGAAACCATAACTGAAGAAATATTGAAACAATATATTATTGATGGTTCTGCCAAAAGGTTAAGACCAAAATTGATGACTGTTTCGGTTTCCATATTTGGGTTAATCCCTATTCTTTGGGCAACAGGAACAGGATCCGATATAATGCTTCCCATTACTGTCCCACTAATTGGAGGCACCATTACCTCCACGATTTATGTATTATTAGTAACACCGGTTGTTTTTGAGATGGTTAAACTTCGAGAATTAAGAACAAAAGGAAAAATAGATCTTATAGATGTTAAAGAATAA